From the Lathyrus oleraceus cultivar Zhongwan6 chromosome 3, CAAS_Psat_ZW6_1.0, whole genome shotgun sequence genome, the window TCACCAAGCAAACCATCAAGTATAGCTTCAAGCTAGTCCCTATGCAAAACTGGATCATCAATCGATTCCAGAATATCTATAATGCGTTGAACTCGAGTTAGGTATTCAGAGATGGATTTGAGTTTCGAACGCAACTAACGAGATTTTATGTTCGTGTGCGCGAAGACGTATTTGTGAATTTCATCCTATATTTGATGAGATTGCACACATCGCACAACGCGAGGAAGCATCGAATCCAAGAGCATTGTGAGGAGCCACGTACTTAGGAATGTTAAATTACATACCTGTAACTCTAACATTCCTAAGTAACAAACGCAAGATTTTCATAATCATTGGTGCGATCTTAATCGCTCAGATACCGCGACCGAATTTCAGGATTAACGAGAAAATGATGAAGCTTATGAGTACGGATAATACCTTGATATGTTGTTTCCATGATCAAAAATTGTTTTCGTCGAGTTTGAGAGTTACTTGTTGCGTGAAGGTTTTAAAAATGTTCTTTGAATTGAATTGTGACACAAATAGCGTTTCATGCGTTGTGTTTTTTGTAGTATTTGTAGAATTCTCATAAAAAACAATGGTCGAAGATCAAATTTAAGCTCTGAATACCATATTAGAAACAGGGAAAATAAAGTAGAGTGAAAGAGAAAAGAGAGATAAGAGAGAGAAAGTTTGTTATGAACTAAAATCTGAATTGAATGATAGTTACAATTCAATTAGATATGAATATTTATAGCTAATCCTAATTATGCTGACCAAAGACAATTAGTTACGGTGATCTACAATAATCTAACATCCTATAACTGTTACACGTCTTCTATATTACTCTAATAAATAAATCTTCATCTGAATACACTTAAACAAAATATAACTTATGATTAATTATGTTTTGATATGTCACAGAGATGTGTTATCAACATTATTCTATAAATGCATCTCTAAAATATTTTAACATTCAATCCAAATTTGATGTATTCGAAGATGTATATCCAAAATCTAACTGCATTTTAAAATTTTAATGTGAAGGTTAATATAGAATGCATTAAAAAATTCCGAAAATAAATCATATCCAAACTCTCAAAGAAATACCTTATTAAAATATTCGGTTgtaattttgatttgaaaattgATTATTTTGTGCACCCCTATTGGTGAAGGTTTCTTCTGAGGGGTTTGTATGAAAGTCTAGTTTCAAATTTTTAATCTCTTTACAATTAGTACTAGTAGCTTCATTTATAATCATGCTTCCAAAAAAGAAAGTAGATAAATCTGGAAAAGACAGGAGTGTGCAGTTGTGGTGTCTGTAATAATTGCATCTTTATTGAGTTCCGTGTCAACTCTGTACCATGTCAGATATGTCCTTAGACCACTTTTCCTTTTTCAACATCCATCTCCATTCCACCAAATCAACACCCTATCATCTCTTTTGCTTTTCAAACACATAACAAAATTCTTCAACTTGTAACTCCCATTCAAAACTCTCCAATTAAATTTTGCTATATTAATAGTATAATCTGTAACTGTTTCACTAATTGCCATTTTTCAAAATCCAAACACAATAAAGCATACGAGTACTGTTTTATTGTCACGTTTGAATATGAAACATACAGTATAGTGACAGTGATAACACTATTATATATTTATCATTTTTTATATACTGCTAAAGATCAGAAACAAAAGCAGCCAAAAAGCAAAAGACTATACACAAGCCATGTTATGCtatgaaaatgaaaagaaaaagctTGTGAATAATTGGTTGCTATGTTTGAGGGTGTTTGAGGGTGTTTAATTCAAAATATTCCTGAACAATCTGCAATCACAGACCCGTACACATTATTTGATAGTATAATCATTCATAACTGTAGCCTACAGTTTATGTTGCTGTTACTGAGACATTAAACAAACACATGCAGACACACCTCAGACACAAGAAGAAGGAGCTTCATTTTCTCTGGTTTTTTCTTCTCACTCTTTCTAACTGATTGGAAGGAAAACATGGTTTCTGAAAACTCTCTCCCTTCTTCTAAGCACTCTTCTACTTCTACTACTCCTAAGTTTTGCAACTCTTACACTACTAGGTAGGTACTTCTATATCTTATGTTATATAGTAGATTTGACATGTACTAGTAACTCTCAAGTTTTGTTTTACTAGTGTTGGTATTCAAGTTTTGTTTTTCTTCTTCATGGCAGGATTTTTGCTGATGTTGCTGGTGACATTACAATTGTTGTTGATGGGGAGTCATTTCTGCTGCATAAGGTAAAATTATCATCATTCATAAGCTTGGTCTGTTGGTGATGTTAAGATATTGTCATGAATATTTTCGAGAAATAGAAGTTACTTTGAACTCTAAATGAATGTACTGAAAGTTAGTTTGTTGTTGTGGTTCATGTAGTTTCCTTTGGTTACTCTAAGTGGGAAGATCCGGAAGATGGTTGCTGAAGCCAACAAGGGTTCCAATGTTTCAAATTTGGAGCTCCTGAACTTTCCAGGAGAGCACCAGACATTTGAACTTGCTATGAAGTTCTGTTACGGGATGAATTTCGAGATTACGACATTTAACGTTGCTCGGCTGCGTTGTGCAGCTGAGTATCTCGAAATGACAGAAGAATACCGGGAGCAAAACCTTGTCTCAAGAACAGACATTTATCTGAATGAGTTTGTGTTTCAAAGTCTTCAGAAGTCAGTGGAAGTTCTATCTACATGTGAGATGTTACCGCTGAATATAGTAGAGGAGATAGAAATTACAAAAGGGTGTGTTGAAGCTATTGCAATGAATGCTTGTAAAGAGCAATTGGTTTCTGGTTTATCTAAATTAGATTGTGATGGTGAGTCTAAGGAACTAAAGGAGGACTTTGTGGCATGGTGGATTGAAGATCTCTCTGTACTGCGTATCGATTTCTACCAGAGAGTTGTATGTGCCATGAGAAGAATGGGAGTTAGATCACACAGCATTATAGCTTCACTGATGCATTATGCTCAATCATCATTGAAGGGTATTGGGAAATGTCAACACTGGAATCCATCAAGAACAAACTCAAGTCCAACCACCATAGAAAAGGACCAGAGGACGATCGTCGAAACTATTGTTAGTCTCATGCCAACAGACAAAAGCTCTTCCATGATTCCCTTGTCTTTCTTGTTTGGCATGTTAAAGATGTCCATCATGTTAGGTGCCCCCATTCCCTGTAGGCTTGAGCTTGAAAGAAGGATATCATTAAGGTTGGAGATGGTTTCGCTTGATGATCTTCTTATACCGTCTCTGCAGAGTGGAGACTCCTTGTTTGATGTAGATACAGTTCACAGGCTACTGGTGAATTTCTTGCAGCGGATTGAAGAGGAAGAAACGGAGGACTACGGATATGAATCCGACGGGGTTGGGTCTAATGGTCACGGTTCTCTGCTAAAAGTCGGTCAGCTTATTGATGCTTTTTTAGCAGAAATTTCTCCTGATCCTTGCTTAAGTCTACAGAAGTTCATTGCTTTGATTGAGATACTTCCTGATTATGCTCGTGTCATCGACGATGGTCTCTATAGAGCCGTGGACATTTATTTGAAGGTAAATTTTCTTTGACTTTAGTTAAGATCTTTCTATGATTCAAACCGCGGTTTTCTCAATCATTCAACAGTTACGCTTACAAAACGAATAAGTTGATTTTGTTTGTTATAACTTCATGTTGACAAAGAACCTATTTTTTCCTCTCTGCTCAGGCCCATACATCATTAACAGAACAAGAATGCAAGAAACTTTGCAAGTTTATAGACTGTCAGAAGCTGTCTCAAGAAGCATGCAACCATGCTGCTCAGAATGATAGACTTCCACTGCAGATGGTGGTACAAGTCTTGTATTTTGAACAGCTACGCTTGAAAAATGCATTGTCGGGGAGTTCAGGAGAAGGGCTACTATCACAGAGAATAAGTAGTGGTGTTCCAAGTGCAGCCATGTCCCCAAGGGACAACTATGCATCTCTGCGGCGAGAGAATCGAGAACTGAAGCTGGAGATTTCAAGATTGAGGGTTAGGCTGAGTGAGTTGGAGAAGGAGCAAATGTTCATGAAACAAGGCATGATTGATAAGGCAGGAAATGGAAGAACTTTCTTTACCTCACTTTCTAAAGGGATAGGAAGAATTGCAAATTTTAGCGGTCAAGGTGGAGGAAAGCACCAAAAATCGAGTAGGAAGTCTCGGGAGGGAAAAAATGGTAGGAGTAGGAGATACTCTGTCTCATAGACATTGTTCTCCTTAGTTATAACCTTTTACATCATCCTCTATTTCTACATTTTCAGGTGATCACAACATGTAAATGAGTTGGTCCAGTGTAAGTTTCACATAGCTGATAAGCTGTCTTACACAGTGACACTGCTTGTTGCAGTGGCTACCAAAAGGAAGCTACACTAAACACCACATTCCAAGATGTAGAGAATGGCCTGGTTGCGGAGGCATAACACCTCCATTCCTTTCTCTTGGCATCCTCACAAAGATACAATGTAATTGCCAAACTTTCTTCTTAGATTGCACTTGAGAGGGAAAAATGTAACATGCAACAAAATACTCAGAAATGGTTCATGTTTTAAGTTTTCATAACTTCTCATTCGGTATATAAATCATAGTTTGAGTTGCAGAAGCCAAATGATATTTCATAGGCACGTTACTTGCATGCATCTTGCTTCATAAGTCTGCAACTGTGATTTTGTTGGTTATGATGGAGCATGTTTTATCTCAGGAAAATAACATGTGTGGACATGTTAAGTGAAACATATTAGCACTTGCATAGTAGAAGAATTCTTGAGGTGTGTGCTCTTTTCTATTGTCAATGCAAGAAAATAGATCTTTATTACAACTTCAGTATTTAAAATTATTCTTGAAATGCTTCAAGTTTTTCAATGTTTCTGATATTTCTCTCATGATAAATAAATACTCTTCCATCCACTTCCTATAACGAATATGATACCCTTTCACTCATCCAAACATGAGTGAACTAACACATTCACTAGTAAATACGTACATGAGTGGAGTAACACCAATCACTCCTTAGCTTGAAAATTGGAACTTCAAATGGTAGTTACTGCCTTGGCATCTTACGCTTGTTCCCATCATTCAAATTCCAAAAGTTTTTAAAAATCAATATCGGTCATAACCTCAAGATTGTGGAGCTGCAATGGGTCTCATGGACCATAAACAATCCTCTACTTCTTTTAAGATTACGGGAGCTAACAATGCCATCTGAAGATTACCTGGAGAGCATTTAGATGTTGGCATCAGAAGAAAACATTTGATAATTAGTTAAGGGAATCAAAGAGTGAGTTACTACCAGTATCTCATATAATCATCGGCTGATAGTACTTCCAAGTTCCAATTCAACTATTTCTCAATCATTTCAATGAAACTAAATTTGACGGAAAAAACTAATGAGTATAGTTATTTAGAGAAAAACTATTCCAATTCTGTGCACAAATATTATGTCAGGGGCCATGTTTCAACATTTCATCCAAAAGGAAAAACAAAAAGAGCATATTTCAACATTTAACGAGTATAAAAATCGTCTCCAGAGAGATGTTGATAGAACAACTACTATTGGGCCTGTTACTAATGAAAGGCCCAATCATGCTGTATGGAGAGTCTATGTTCGCAGGGGTAAGAAAATGGGGAACAATTCTGTTAGTGACGTGGCAAAGGAAATCCCTGATTCTTAGGAAGGTTGTTAGTAGTGGGAGATATATGGGAGAGGGTGGTGTTTGTTAGGGGACGCACGATTATTGCTATCATTTGTATTAGAAGATTGTATTCTCTGGAGGAGCTCTGCTCTGGTTATACACTTTAGCTATTTACCTTTCCTTCTATTAATACAAAAAGACAATTCATTTCACCATTCCTTTAAATTGTTTCATATATTTTTTCTGCTAGTTCTATCATTGGTCCGACCTGCCGGATCTTCGAGAGGTACCAGTGAATTCTTGTCCAGTACATGCCACCTAAGTTGTCAGATCGAATGGGAACAGTAGAAGAAAGGCTCTCGGCGGTGGAGAATTCTGTACGTCAGGAGTTGAGAGATTTTCGTGAGATGATGATGCAAGAGTTTCGTGATACCATGATGAGTGAGTTTACGAAACTGTGGGAGCGACGACAGTCGGTGGAACGACCTACGTTTTCGAAGGAGTCTGTGACAGAGTATAAGATGGCGGTGAAGAAGGTGGAGTTACCATCGTTTGATAGTGACGATCCTGTGCGTTGGGTCACACGTGCTGAGACGTATTTCGAAGTTCAGGGTACATCGGAGGAGGTGAAGGTCCGATTGGCAAAACTAAGCATGGAAGGAGCAACAACCCACTGGTTCAATTTGTTGAGGGAGACGGAGGACGATTTGACATGGTTGAAGCTAAAACAGGCTTTAATTGAGAGATATGGGGGAAGACAAAGCGATAACCCTTTTGAGGAAATGAAGGATTTACAACAGACTGGAATGGTTGACGAATACATCACCACCTTTGAATATGTATCGTCGCAGGTAGGGAGGTTACCAGAGGAGCAGTACTTGGGGTATTTCATGGGAGGACTCAAAACGGATATTCGTCTGAGGGTTCGAACAATGAATCCACGTTCAGGGTTCAGGCGATGAAGATCGCTCGTGATGTGGAGACGGAGATGCGTGGGTCGTTGTTGCCAAGAGTAAGTGCTGGTGGGGCCCGTAATTGGAAGGGAAATGGGTCAGGAGGATATGGGCTTAGTTGGAAAACAGGTTCTGGGTCTCAACATAACCCAGGTTCGACCCGAGTGGGAAATGGGTCTACTAATTATTCTGCTGGATCGGTGCAAAGTAAAACAGGTTCTTCACCATCTAACCCAAATGGGAATACGAATGCAAACACCAGCACAGTCAGACCTAGAGGTGACGGAGGAAGGAGATATGGAGGAGAACGCAATCGTGGCCTCAAGCACTTGCCGTATTCTGAGCTGATGGAGCGAAGAGCACAAGGGTTGTGTTTCCGATGTGGAGAAAAGTATCATCCTCTTCATCAGTGTGCTGAGAAACAACTCAGGTTGGTGATTTTGGGAGATGATGAAACTATTAATGAGGAAGGTGAGGTGATAGCCATCGAAGTTAAGGAAGATGAGGAAGAGGTGCTAGATTGCAACTCTATGGGGTTATTTGGTATTACTGAAACAAACATTAAGTCGAACAATACCCCTCCTACCACTTTGCGCCTCCAAGGAAGCTTGAAGGGGGTCTCAATTATGATTTTAATTGACAGCGGTGCCAGTCACAATTTTGTCTCACCTCATGTGGCCACTGCTTTAGGGCTAAATGTTGAGCAAGGAAGATCAATGGGAGTGAAGTTGGGTGATGGTCACAGAGTATCGACAAGAGGAAGATGTAGAAAATTGGAGGTGTGTTTGAATGACTTTACCACCAGTGTTGATGCTTATGTCCTCGAATTGGGTGACCTAGATATGACATTGGGGGTGGCTTGGTTGCAACGGTTTGGAAAAGTAACTTTTGACTGGGAGAAGATGACCGTTAGTTTTCTATGGGAAGGAAAAAGGGTGGAATTACATGGTCAATTCTTCACTACCAAAGAGGTGTCAACCAACAACATATCTCATGCACCGATGGACTCCTTGCACAGTTTGTTAGAAGAAGAAGTGGTACCAACAAATGAAGTACAGGAACTGACCGAGGTGCAAAAGCAGGAGCTTAATGAATTGTTGAGCAAATTCAAGGGAGTTTTTGAAGAAAATACAGGGCTACCACCTAAACGAGAAATTAATCATGCCATTGAGTTACAAAAGGATGCTGGACCAGTAAGCGTAAGACCGTATCGTTACCCTCATCACTACAAAGAGGAGATCGAAAAACAAGTTCGGAGTATGTTGAGTCAAGGTATCATTCGAAACAGTTCAAGCGCATTTTCAAGCCCTGTCATTCTAGTAAAAAAAAAGATAGCTCATGGAGGATGTGTATTGATTATATGGAGTTGAATAAAGTTACAGTTCCAGATCGCTACCCGATACCGGTGGTGGATGAATTATTAGATGAGTTGCATGGAACCGAGTGTTTCTCCAAACTTGACTTGAAATCTGGTTATCACCAAATTAGAGTGAAGGAAGAAGACGTGCAAAAAACGACATTCCAGACTCATGAAGGACACTATGAGTTTCTAGTAATGCCCTTTGGATTAACAAACGCTCCAGCTACCTTCCAATCCACCATGAATCAGATTTTTAAGCCATATCTTCGCAAGTTTGTCTTAGTTTTCTTTGATGATATTCTAGTCTACAGTAAGGGGTGGAAGGAACATTTAGCACACTTGTCCCAAGTATTAGAGATTTTGCAACACCATTGTTTTGTAGTTAACCAAAAGAAGTGCAATTTTGCTAGCAGGAAGGTTGAATATTTAGGTCATGTAATATCTAAACAGGGGGTGGCAGTGGACCCAGCAAAAATTAATAGCATTTTGGAATGGCCAGTTCCTCGTAATGTCAAAGGGGTGAGGGGTTTTTTGGGGCTGATAGGGTATTACCGGAAATGGTAAGATAGCTAAACCGTTAACGGAGTTAACCAAGAAGGAAGGGTTTCATTGGGGACCAGAAGAGTTGAAGGCATTTGAGAATCTAAAAAGGGTTATGATTCAAGCTCCAGTTTTAACCCTTCCGGATTTTGCACAACCCTTCGAGATTGAGTGTGATGCATCCGGAAGAGGAATAGGCGCGGTACTGATGCAGAAAAAGAAACCCATAGCTTACTTCAGCAAAGCCTTATCTAAGAATAATTTGAGTAAGTCGGCGTATGAGAAGGAGTTGATGGCATTGGTGTTGGCCGTTCAACATTGGCGCCCTTATTTGTTGGGAAGGAAGTTTGTAGTGTATTCCGATCAAAAAAGTTTACGACACTTGCTCCAGCAACGTATCACTACTGCTGATCAACAGAATTGGATAGCCAAACTATTGGGTTATCATTTTGAGGTAGTGTACAAACCCGGCCAGAAAATAAAGCTGTTGATGCCCTTTCAAGAATGCATGAAGAAGTGGAACTAAAAGGAATAATGTCATTCCCAGTATGTATGCAGGAGCAACAAATCCAACATGAAGTAAGGAATGATCCTTATTTAAAGAAAGTAATGGCTGATTTGCATGTGAATCCTACATCTCAACCGGGTttccaattgatcaaagggagACTATTCTATCATGGTAGGCTGGTGCTATCTGCAGAATCTAAATGCATACCCTTAATGTTGCAGGAGTTTCATTCATCCAGTACTGGGGATCACTCGGGGTTTTTGCGTACATATCGGAGATTAGCTGGTAACCTCTATTGGGTAGGAATGAGGAAGTCAGTTCAAACATTTGTGCAGAGTTGTGACGTGTGCCAACGTCAAAAGTATTCGGCGTCGTCACCCATGGGTTTGTTGCAGCCACTGCCAATTCCGGAGAGTTTGGGAGGACATCTCAATGGATTTCATAACTGGTCTTCCGAAATCACAGGGGTATGAGGCTATTTTTGTAGTAGTGGATAGACTATCTAAGTATGGACATTTTATTCCCTTAAAGCATCCATATACAGCAAGAAAAGTGGCTGAGATTTTTACCAAGGAGGTGGTGCGTCTCCATGGTGTTCCACAATCTATTGTTAGTGATCGTGACCCCTTATTTGTTAGCTTATTCTGGAAAGAGTTATTCCGTTTCCAGGGGACTATGTTGAGTATGAGTTCTTCATATCACCCGAAGACGGATGGGCAAACGGAGGTTGTAAATCGGTGCCTAGAAGCATATCTTCGTTGTTTTGCATCAGAACAACCGAAGGAGTGGTCACAATGGATTCCGTGGGCCGAATTGTGGTATAATACCACATTCCATGTGTCTACGGGTACGACGCCATTTGAAGCGGTGTATGGAAGAAAACCACCTACTGTGGTGAGATTTCTACAGGGAGAAACTAAGGTAGAGGCAATGGCAGCTGAGTTGGTTGATCGGGATGAGGCTCTACGTCAATTGAAGTATCATTTGACTCGGGCTCAAGAGTAGATGAAGAGATACGCGGACAAGAAAAGAAAGGCTTATTCATTTGAGGTGGGTGAATGGGTATTCTTGAAGCTCCGACCCCATAGGCAACAAACAATCTCTCGAAGGATTAATCAGAAACTTGCTCCACGGTATTTTGGACCTTTTCCTATCCAGAAAAAAATAGGAGCAGTGTCATATAAGTTGAAACTGCCTGAAGGAAGTCGAGTACATGCGGTGTTTCATATATCTCAACTTAAGAAGGCTATTGGGGAGTATGCTGCTGAACCTCAACTACCGGAAGGGCTCGAGATAGAGCCAGAACACTTAGAAGAACCGGAAGAATTGTTGGCTTCAAGGCCAATTACGAAAAATGGACAGCGGGTGCGACAATGGTTGGTGCGTTGGAAGGGAAGAGTTGTAGAAGACACAACTTGGGAGGATGAGTCAGTTTTAAAAAGTCAGTTCCCTTCTCTTAGCCTTGAGGACAAGGCTGTTGTTCCTGGGGAAGGTAATGATAGAACAACTACTATTGGGTCTGTTACTAATGAAAGGCCCAATCCTGCTGTATGGAGAGTCTATGTTCGCAGGGGTAAGAAAGTGGGAAACAATTCTGTTAGTGACGTGGCAAAGGAAATCCCttgttggaaaatatattatttccggttttattattgtctttaatactatctttatttttctttattctccatTAAGGAGAAAATCAATTGTAATAATTATATCTTCACTATATAAACCAGTCTGGCTGACAAATAAAACATTACAGCATTTATATATTTTTTTCCAATATGGTATCAAAGCCTTAtttaagatccggtgggccacctactatggtttccgctatcgggccacccaccatttattttCACGCTCCAAATGTCCAGTCCTGGGCGtgagggggtgtgttaagagtcccacatcggacaatatgtggcctgaacatgtgtttataagtggggacaatcctcactctaccaaccggtttaaaccggttttgtagggttgagttaggtccaattacacattcttaacatggtatcaagAGCACTGGATTAGGGGTTACCGTAAAGCTTTCCTCAACCTATTTTTGTTGGGTTAGGAATTACCATAAAGCTTTCCTCAACATATTTTTGTTGGGTTAGGGATTACTATAAAATTTTCCTCAACATATTTTTGTTCGACCCGATTCACATACCCGCTTAGCCTCCTATGGCGAATAACAACAACAGGTGGCCTTCCTCATCACAGACCTACACTAGATCCAACCATGACAACCAACAACAATCTGAATCTGAAGGCTCAGTTCTGCCTATTAGGAACCTTGACGAGGGAAGAAGGTCAGACAAAGTTCCTTGGTGTGATCACTGCAAGCGCGAATGGCATACACGTGAAATTTGTTGGAAGCTCAAAGACAAACCTCCTAACTGGAAGAAGAAAAGTGGTTGTGCATTTCAGACTAGTAATTCTGATCAAGGGCAGCAACCTCCTTCGTCTCAGTTTCCACTCACTACGGAGCAACTAGACAGACTGTACAAACTCCTTGAGTCTCCAACCCCTTCTTGCTCTATAGCAACAAAAGGTAATTCTGCATTTCTTAGTGTCAGTCCCTGTCATACTCGGATAGTAGATTCAGGAGCATCCGATCACATGACAGATGAATCTACTATGCTCTCTTCATATAGTCCATGTGCAggtaatcaaaaaataaaaatcgcAGATGGCTCTTTTTCAGCCATTGCAGGTAAAGGGTCAGTTGTCTTGTCTCCAATGTTAACTCTTAAAAATGTCCTTCATGTTCCAAATTTATCTTGTAATTTAATATCCGTCAGTAAATTAGCCCAAGATATAAattgtcaaactaattttttTCGATCTCACTGTGTCTTTCAGGATTTGAACTCAGGGAAGATGATTGGCAGTGCTAAGGAGAGTGGAGGACTCTACTACCTTGACATTGGATCTGCATCACAACTACCTTCAAAAACAATAAGTTCCTGCTTTGAGTCTTTTTCTGTTTTGAATAATAAAGATGACAACATTATGGTATGGCATTTAAGATTAGGTCATCCTAGTTTTCGTTACTTAAAACACTTGTTTCCTAAGATATTTCACAATAAGAACTTTTCTTCGTTTAAATGTGAAGCATGTGAATTTGCAAAGCATCATCGTTCCCAGTTTTCAATACAGCCTTATAAACCATCAAAACCTTTTTCTATTATACACAGTGATGTTCGGGGCCCTAACCGTACAAGTACACTCTCTCTCAAAAAATGGTTTATCACATTTATAGATGACCATACAAGAGTATGTTGGTTGTACTTGTTAAAAGGGAAATCAGATGTTTGTCAGGCGGTAAAGAATTTTGTTTTAATGGTGCAGAaccaatttcaaacaaatattcaagTCTTTAGAAGTGATAATGGCAAAGAATATTTTAACATTATCCTGAAtgatttttttctaaaaaatgggattgtacatcaaaattcatgtcctaatactcctcaacaaaatggagtggccGAAAGGAAAAATAGACATTTACTAGAGGTTGCTAGAGCTCTACTTTTTTCAAATAAAGTACTAAATTATTTATGGGGCGAAGTTGTTTTAACAGCTGCGTATTTAATTAATAGAATGCCCTCCAAAATTCTCAATTTTCAAACTCCTATTAATGTCTTTAAAGAATGTTTTCCTAGTACTCGTGTTTTAACTGATTTGACTTTAAAAATCTTTGGTTGCACAGCCTTCGTTCATGAACATAAAAATGTTGGAAAACTTGAGCCACGTGCTATAAAATGTGTCTTTGTTGGATACTCCCCAACCCAAAAAGGATATAAatgttttgatccaaaaaataagaaaatgttTGTCACTATGAATGTTACCTTCTTTGAAAATAAACCTTTTTTTGATGACACTCATCTTCAAGGGGGGGGAGATAAACGAAGACTCGTTTAAAATTGAGGACATGAGTTTTTTAAATAACTTATCTTTGCCAATATCACAAAATTCTAAGATTTTTACACCTGCACCAACAGAAAATGGCCATGATTCTTTATCTGATCCTACTCCTGTCATGAGTAGCGAACCTTGTGAATCCGAGCCTacattttctcttgtagaaaaCAATGAGAATCCTCAAAACAATGATAGTGATGATCTAATTGAAATGCCACAAAATAATGAGTCACTTCAACAAAACAAATTTGAATTAGGAAATGGGACTTGGAAAGGAAAGGTTTTTGTGAAAAAGCACCATAAAGGAAAGGAGAAGTCCACATCTCAACACTGTCAGGAATCTGAACTGGGGAATGATCAATTTCCTAACAAAAGAAAAGGTAAGTCTATCTCTATTTCTGAGAGTCGTATTTTGTATCCTGATATAGATGATCCTGTTGCCATTAGAAAACCTGTCAGATCTTGCACTAAACATCCCATGTCcaattttatatcatattcaaATTTGTCTTCATCTATGTCTGTCTTCACTTCAAAATTGTCTAGTGTAGAAATTCCAAAAAGTGTACAGGTTGCTTTAGAAATTCCAAAGTGGAGGGAAGCTGTACTTGAGGAGATGAAAGCTCTTGAAAAGAACAAAACTTGGAGTGTTACGTCACTACCAGATGGCAAGAAGACAGTTGGATGCAAATGGGTGTTTCCTGTGAAGTATAATTCAGATGGATCAATTGAAAGGTACAAGGCTCGCTTGGTGGCTAAAGGCTTTACTCAGACCTATGGTATAGATTACTcagagacatttgctcctgttgCAAAAATGAACACTGTCAGAATTCTTT encodes:
- the LOC127130982 gene encoding uncharacterized protein LOC127130982 — encoded protein: MKIARDVETEMRGSLLPRVSAGGARNWKGNGSGGYGLSWKTGSGSQHNPGSTRVGNGSTNYSAGSVQSKTGSSPSNPNGNTNANTSTVRPRGDGGRRYGGERNRGLKHLPYSELMERRAQGLCFRCGEKYHPLHQCAEKQLRLVILGDDETINEEGEVIAIEVKEDEEEVLDCNSMGLFGITETNIKSNNTPPTTLRLQGSLKGVSIMILIDSGASHNFVSPHVATALGLNVEQGRSMGVKLGDGHRVSTRGRCRKLEVCLNDFTTSVDAYVLELGDLDMTLGVAWLQRFGKVTFDWEKMTVSFLWEGKRVELHGQFFTTKEVSTNNISHAPMDSLHSLLEEEVVPTNEVQELTEVQKQELNELLSKFKGVFEENTGLPPKREINHAIELQKDAGPVSVRPYRYPHHYKEEIEKQVRSMLSQVPDRYPIPVVDELLDELHGTECFSKLDLKSGYHQIRVKEEDVQKTTFQTHEGHYEFLVMPFGLTNAPATFQSTMNQIFKPYLRKFVLVFFDDILVYSKGWKEHLAHLSQVLEILQHHCFVVNQKKCNFASRKVEYLGHGITGNGKIAKPLTELTKKEGFHWGPEELKAFENLKRVMIQAPVLTLPDFAQPFEIECDASGRGIGAVLMQKKKPIAYFSKALSKNNLSKSAYEKELMALVLAVQHWRPYLLGRKFVVYSDQKSLRHLLQQRITTADQQNWIAKLLGYHFEEQQIQHEVRNDPYLKKVMADLHEFHSSSTGDHSGFLRTYRRLAGNLYWVGMRKSVQTFVQSCDVCQRQKYSASSPMGLLQPLPIPESLGGHLNGFHNWSSEITGHPYTARKVAEIFTKEVVRLHGVPQSIVSDRDPLFVSLFWKELFRFQGTMLSMSSSYHPKTDGQTEVVNRCLEAYLRCFASEQPKEWSQWIPWAELWYNTTFHVSTGTTPFEAVYGRKPPTVVRFLQGETKVEAMAAELVDRDEALRQLKYHLTRAQE
- the LOC127127268 gene encoding LOW QUALITY PROTEIN: BTB/POZ domain-containing protein At3g08570 (The sequence of the model RefSeq protein was modified relative to this genomic sequence to represent the inferred CDS: deleted 1 base in 1 codon), with the protein product MQTHLRHKKKELHFLGFFFSLFLTDWKENMVSENSLPSSKHSSTSTTPKFCNSYTTRIFADVAGDITIVVDGESFLLHKFPLVTLSGKIRKMVAEANKGSNVSNLELLNFPGEHQTFELAMKFCYGMNFEITTFNVARLRCAAEYLEMTEEYREQNLVSRTDIYLNEFVFQSLQKSVEVLSTCEMLPLNIVEEIEITKGCVEAIAMNACKEQLVSGLSKLDCDGESKELKEDFVAWWIEDLSVLRIDFYQRVVCAMRRMGVRSHSIIASLMHYAQSSLKGIGKCQHWNPSRTNSSPTTIEKDQRTIVETIVSLMPTDKSSSMIPLSFLFGMLKMSIMLGAPIPCRLELERRISLRLEMVSLDDLLIPSLQSGDSLFDVDTVHRLLVNFLQRIEEEETEDYGYESDGVGSNGHGSLLKVGQLIDAFLAEISPDPCLSLQKFIALIEILPDYARVIDDGLYRAVDIYLKAHTSLTEQECKKLCKFIDCQKLSQEACNHAAQNDRLPLQMVVQVLYFEQLRLKNALSGSSGEGLLSQRISSGVPSAAMSPRDNYASLRRENRELKLEISRLRVRLSELEKEQMFMKQGMIDKAGNGRTFFTSLSKGIGRIANFSGQGGGKHQKSSRKSREGKNGDHNM